DNA from Roseomonas gilardii subsp. gilardii:
GAATATGCCGAACTCCGCGAGAAGGTCGTGGAGGTGGCGGGCGGCACGCCCGGGCACCATGTCACCCTGCCGCTGCAGGGCTCCGGCCATTTCATCGTGGAGGCCGCGATCCGCACCTTCGTGCCGGTGGGCGGGGCCTTCCTGGTGCCGATGAACGGGCAGTATGCGGAGCGGATCTGGCGGCTGGCCAGCGAGGCGGGGCGCAGGCCCATCGCCATCCCCGTGCCCGACACCCGCCCGGTGACGGCGCGGGAGATCGCCGCCGGCTTCGCCGCGCATCCGGAGGCGAGCCATCTGATCGCCGTGGTCAGCGAGACCGGCAGCGGCATCGTCAACGACCCCGCCGTGATGGGGGAGGCGGTGCGCAGGGCCGGGCGGCGCATGATCCTGGACATGGTCAGCGCCTTCGGCGCCTGGCCCTTCCGCCTCGCCGAGCATGAGGAGATCGACGCCGTCACCTTCACCTCCAACAAGTGCCTGGAGGGCATGCCGGGGCTGGGCTTCGCCGTCTGCCCGGCCGACCGCACGCGTGAGCGCGCCGGCATGGCCGGGAGCTGGAGCCTCGACCTCGGCGACGTCATGGTCACCGCCGAGCGCGCGGGCTGGGGCTCCTTCCGCTTCACGCCGCCCGTGCAGGCGCTGCGTGCCTTCGGCGTGGCGCTGGAGCTCTACGAGGCCGAGGGCGGGCAGAGGGTCCGCCTCGCCCGCTACCGCGAGAACATGCGGGTGCTGATGGACGGGATGACGGCGCTGGGGCTGCGCCCCTATCTGTCGCCGGAACACCAGGGCCCGATCATCGCCACCTTCCAACAGCCGCCCGGGCCGGAGGCGGGCGGGCGCTTCGTGCTGCAGGATTTCGTCGATGCCCTGAAGCAGCGCGGCGTGCTGATCTCCAACTTCCACACGACCCAGGCCCCGACGCTGCGCATCGGCTGCATCGGCGCGATCACCCCGGACGACATGCGCCACGCCGTGGCGGTCATGGGCGAGGTGCTGGAGGAGATGGGCGTCCTCGCCTGAGACGGCGGCGGGTGCTACCGCCGGCCGGCCTCCCGCAGGGCGCGCATCCGGTCCTTCAGGCGGCGCAGGATACCGGGCCGGGTTTCCGGGCGGCGCTTCCAGTCGCGGCAATCGGCCCGGGAACGGCCGCAGCCCTTGCACCACCCGGTTCCGGAGTCGAAGCGGCACAGTCCGGTGCAGGGGCTTTTCACAGGGCGGGCTCCTCGGCTGGGCGGTCGATACTGATCGAATCCTGGTCAGGAGATGGGGGCCGTGGCGGCGGATTCATCGGCGCCCCGGCCGGGACCTGCCATTCGCCGCCCACGGGCCTCTCCGGCGTCTTGCCCCGCCTGGCGGCGCGTCGTAACCGCGAGGCGCCGCGAACGGGCTGGTTCGCCCGGATATGCCGGAACCGCCGGAGGGAGAACGCGCCCCGCAT
Protein-coding regions in this window:
- a CDS encoding 2-aminoethylphosphonate--pyruvate transaminase, coding for MLLLTPGPVQTDPRVRAAMAVDIAPWDLDFRAEYAELREKVVEVAGGTPGHHVTLPLQGSGHFIVEAAIRTFVPVGGAFLVPMNGQYAERIWRLASEAGRRPIAIPVPDTRPVTAREIAAGFAAHPEASHLIAVVSETGSGIVNDPAVMGEAVRRAGRRMILDMVSAFGAWPFRLAEHEEIDAVTFTSNKCLEGMPGLGFAVCPADRTRERAGMAGSWSLDLGDVMVTAERAGWGSFRFTPPVQALRAFGVALELYEAEGGQRVRLARYRENMRVLMDGMTALGLRPYLSPEHQGPIIATFQQPPGPEAGGRFVLQDFVDALKQRGVLISNFHTTQAPTLRIGCIGAITPDDMRHAVAVMGEVLEEMGVLA
- a CDS encoding DUF1289 domain-containing protein; this encodes MKSPCTGLCRFDSGTGWCKGCGRSRADCRDWKRRPETRPGILRRLKDRMRALREAGRR